The Glycine soja cultivar W05 chromosome 4, ASM419377v2, whole genome shotgun sequence genomic sequence GCTATCCTAACTAACTGACAGCTAACATGCACCTTTCCCCTATCTATCAGAatcctttataaaaaaatgggaTTTGAGTTTATTAGAAATCCAATCTTATGTTTGGACCTTATTGAAAAtggaattgatttgatttgattttattatttgctACTTAGTAAGAATAAAATGTTCAATCTGTATAATTGAATATAGAATCAAATTAATTCCCACCAAATGCTACCAAATTAGAGGGAAGAAAATGAAATCCATGGGATTATAGAtatcaaatcatttcctatttttaacATTCCAAACACACTCATAATGATTTATATGAGGTCTCTACCTCTTCGTTTATGGGCATGAATCGATGTGTTTTAACAGTTCTCTGGGTGCCAAATAGTATGGCTTTTGATGACCATGGTTTTTAGTTACAGCTATTAGTGTCTTCAGTGAATATTTACTTCAAGGCAAGTGATTATGCTCCAAGTGAACCAAACATGAGAAGCTTCCTTTATCTGATTTAGGGATTTAATGCTAATCCAAATACATCATGCAAAATCCCTTTTTTGCATTGAGGGAGTATTCTAGCGTAGCATAAAATCATTTCCTTCTCTGATCCAATTTTGCATGTACAAGAAACTGTCATTAATACTATCCGATTTtgcagagaaaaaaaatccttgtGCTTGTTAATCTTTTGTTGGAAAATCATGCTTCTAAATGTAAAGCATTAAAAATCTATCAGTGACCAAATCTACATGGTGGTTTTTATGTTTCTGAATATATTCGCACCCGATTCTGCAGCTATTTGCTTTTGATACAGTAAACAAGAACCTATCCCCAAAGCCTGGAGAGCAGTCCAAAATCCCAATTCCTGCATCTTTGATTGCAGGTGCCTGTGCTGGAATCAGTTCAACTATATGTACATATCCTCTTGAATTAGTCAAGACTAGATTAACTGTCCAGGTatgtacataaaaaaatacaaatatgttTGCATTCCCACATTTATGTTTTAGACTTTCAGCATCCTATCcaaaaataaaagggaaaaCTAAAACTTGATTAATGATTTTGCAGAGCGATATTTATCATGGTCTGCTTCATGCATTCGTGAAAATAATTCGAGAAGAGGGTCCTGCTCAACTTTATAGAGGCCTCGCAGCTAGTCTTATTGGAGTTGTCCCGTATGCTGCTACCAATTACTATGCCTACGACACTTTAAGGAAAGCATACCAGAAAATTTTTAAAGAAGAGAAGGTCGGCAACATTGAAACCCTTTTGATTGGTTCGGTAGCTGGTGCTTTTTCAAGTAGTGCAACTTTTCCACTTGAGGTGGCTCGCAAGCAGATGCAACTTGGAGCTCTCAGTGGAAGGCAGGTTTACAAGAATGTGTTTCATGCCCTTGCATGCATATTTGAACAAGAAGGCATACATGGTTTATATAGAGGGCTAGCACCTAGTTGCATGAAGTTGGTACCAGCCGCTGGAATCTCTTTCATGTGTTACGAAGCATTGAAGAGGATATTGCTAGAAAACGACGAGGAGGATTAGGACGAGTCAAAGAAGAAAATACTGTTTCCATTGAGGTCAAGAAGCAGGACTGCATACTCTGTTTATGCATACTCGAATAACTTACTTTGGATTTCTCTTATATTACTGAATTCTTTTTACCTCACAAATCACATTTATAAGCAATTGAGAATGGAATATTGGTTTTGTCCTTTTTATACGTTTGGCATGTCATTGTCTATTGGCTTAACTACTCATTTTTTCATGgttaaaataaactatttgaTAATGCTCAGTTTTAAGGACTGAGCAAAACCTCTTAAAGCAATGAATATAGACATCGGCGCATTGCATCAAGTTGAGTGGTGAGAGTGGTGACTTGACGAGTGAAATCTGCCACGGGATCAGGTGGAGGACGAGAAGTCATGGAGGAAGAATTCAACTCAATGGAAGCACCAAATGATAATGCTCAATTTTAAGGACCGAGCAAAATCTCCTAAAGCAATAAATATAGAAGAgaagaatatttttcttaagagcgtgtttggatgaagaaatttaaaattctgagaattttaaatgcttcaatttaaattccttcatttctaaaattttatgtttggataaaaaattagatttctcatttttaaaattccttCATTTTATTAATGACTTCACTCACCCTTTGATGTAATTCAAACAAAGGACGGAGGCTACTTGGCTTCCATCAAACCCTTTGATGTAATTCCAACCGCACTCCCCTCCGCCCCCGCGGAGGTGTCATCTTCGGCCCGAAGCCCCGCGACTGGTCCATCAAGATCAACCGCAAGGAGAAGCGCCTCGCCATCTCCACCGCTGTTGCCAGCACTGCCGCCAGTGCCGTCGTGGTGGAGGACTTTGTGGCGGAGTTCGCCGAGAAGCCAAAGACGAAGGAGTTCATCGCGGCGATGAAGCTCTTATAAGAGAGAGAATACTGAGAGAATGAAGGAAGTTTTCTGGAGAAGCACAGcacaagaatttcaaattctttcataaaatcaaagaatttgaaatgctaatatttaagttaattaaaatccCTGATCCAAatactcaaatttcaatttcttttcaaatttttatccaaacatcttatttaattgaaaagtaattaaaatcctttaaaaaattgaattaccctattaaatttctctatccaaacatacTCAAACAGAATTCTATATTTCCATTCAGCGAGCAATTACAGCATATATAGTCTTGGATAACAGAACCTCTCACAGGGTCTATCAGCAAAGCACTACTAACAAACCTTGGCTGAGTCACAGCCTTCTAGAAACAAAAGGAATAAAGGGATAAAAACAAATTGGGAAAGTTTAATGAAAACAAGTATTCATTTGTAGAGTATGTGATCATGGAATTTGACAGGAATTTTCTTAAATCGAATGGGCCTTGCATCATGAGGAACAGTGGGCTGCGAGTTATTAATTCTACCTCCCTGGCCCATATTTGTATCACTATTGTTGTCAATTTAACGGAATACAAATCACTGATTATTGGCCTATTTAAATGCATGTGTTCATTTTCtaatgatataaaaaagaagcatatgcagcatttttttttcctggtctTCACTGCGACATTCCcaacttttagttctttaagcaaCACTTTCCCCCCTTTTCTGAAGTCATTAGGAGTGGGTAGGGGATATAACAGTATCTCAGACTGTTGGCAgttaaatttcaaacaaaattgactcatgcatttttatttatttattttgttacacGGGAAAGTTCCCAGCAGCAAGCAACAGGTAAGTGGTGTTAAACACATTAATAACCATAACACCAAAATTGCATTATACTAAATTctagaaaggaagaaaaactgTGATAGCGGCAAGCGACTGCCTATCCCAGTATTCATGATATAATAACGTAATGCCATCAGGCCATTATTCTTAAAAATGTCAGCAACAGTTACAACAGTAGCAAAGTGACAGCAGTTTTTATGATTACAAAATTAaacgtaattttttttattaa encodes the following:
- the LOC114408974 gene encoding adenine nucleotide transporter BT1, chloroplastic/mitochondrial-like, with product MGRRGIQLFDEKIDVFFSVSNLGFESKDGYHQFGGLFASVGQMGMGVGVQPNDPSDSRDNGGMKLPLNELFLKHVQPQGKEEVVEEGAKGKKNRKGGGVSLKLKIRNPSLRRLFSGAVAGAVSRTAVAPLETIRTLLMVGSSGHSTTEVFNNIMKTDGWKGLFRGNFVNVIRVAPSKAIELFAFDTVNKNLSPKPGEQSKIPIPASLIAGACAGISSTICTYPLELVKTRLTVQSDIYHGLLHAFVKIIREEGPAQLYRGLAASLIGVVPYAATNYYAYDTLRKAYQKIFKEEKVGNIETLLIGSVAGAFSSSATFPLEVARKQMQLGALSGRQVYKNVFHALACIFEQEGIHGLYRGLAPSCMKLVPAAGISFMCYEALKRILLENDEED